The DNA region cacaattttttttattactactTAACACGCATGCCATTTGGACTCTGTATTCTAATGTACTTCAAAGCACATCAAATATTCGTAACTTAAGTATAAATTACACTAGTATAGTATAGTTCAGCTTGTGACACACATTCAGCACTTGAGACACTGGGTACTGGATCTTCAGTTGTTGCTGGTCTTTCAGTAACAGGAAGAGGTAAAGGGCAAGTGTAGTTGCTATCAGTATCCGGCCCACTAGAGTTAAACTGCACGAAACCAGGTTTATCAGAGCTGATGTGGGATTCGATCCAGGACTGGAAGCGGGACACTCTTGAGTATACCCCAGGTTGTTTAGGTCTAGCACAGCCAATTCCAAAACTGACAATTCCTGACTGGATCCATATAGAACCCTGCTCACTCACCATTGGACCTCCAGAATCCCcctgaaattgtgaaaaaacattgtcaataacattttttcacttaaaaaaaacaaaaaaggaaaaaagaagtAGTCCACCTGACAAGCGTCTTTCCCTCCTTCCCGAACCCCTGCACAGATCATATTGTCTGTGACTGAGCCTACTCCAATCAGGCAGTTACACTGTCTATTTCCCAGGACTGGGACCATCACTTCTTGGAGTGTTTCAGGGAATGGGAGGAACACTAAATATTACAGTGACAGTGCATTAAGTATGTTTCCAATAGTATAGTTGGTAAATATATTTTATCACAGGTAGAGTGTCTTACTATCTTCCTGGATTGTTCCCCAGCCAGTGACCCAGCTATGAGTGCCATTATTGAACATACTGGTACTGGATGCCAGACAAACTGGTCTGATGTAGTCCGTAAACCTGACTGGCGATGAGAGTTTGACCAGAGCTATGTCATTCTCAAGGCTGAAGATGCTGAAGCCTGGATGTAAAATGATTGTGTTGACATTTCGGGTTACTCCGTTTGAATTATTTCCTTGTAGGTTCTGAAGACCAAGAGAAACTGACCATTCAAAGGTACTAGTGCTGTAGAGAGAATGCCAAAGCTTAGCCAGTCAAATTGGAAGAATTGTAAATGTATTCACGTTTGGTTGACCCACCTGGGGAAGCATTGGGCAGCAGACATTACCCACTCTCTGTTAATGAGAGAACCACCGCAAACATGTTTACCAGAAATCTGCAGACTAGCTTGCCAGGGCCAACTTCCTTCCTGAGCATCTTCCCCACCAACAATCTTTGTAATAAAGATTGGCCTGCCACACACAATACTTGAAGGAATGGGCACTTGATCGTCTGTTGTAGATGGCACTTCAGTGACAGGAGAAAGAAGACCTGGGCATGTGTAGTTGCTGTCAGCATCCAGCCCACTGGAGTTGAACTGCACAAATCCAGGCTTATCAGAGCTGATGTGGGAATTGATCCAGGACTGGTATTGTGACATCCTTGAGTAAACTCCTGGCCGGTTGGGCTGAGCACAGCCAAACCCAAAACTGATGATTCCAGATTGGATCCATTTAGAATCCTGCTCACTCACCAGTGGACCTCCTGAGTCTCCCTGGGGTGTAGGAAAACATTATCTGTCAAAACATCTTTTAACTTAAAAAGACAATGATATAAAAGTCGTCCACCTGACAAGTATCTTTTCCTCCCTCCAGAAAACCAGCACAGATCATCTTGTCTGTGATTGTACCCAATCCATTGAGGCAATTACACTGTCGGTTACCCAGAACTGGGACTTTCACTTCTTGTAGCGTTTTAGGGAATGGGAGAGGCACTAAATAATACCGGAATAGTGTATCAGGTATGTTTCCTACATTATTGTTGGAAATTttcagtttatcactagtaaagtGCCTTACCATTTTCCTGGACTGTTCCCCAGCCTGTTACCCAGCTAGGAGTGCCATTATTGAACACACTGTTACTAGAGGCCAAACACACAGGTCTGATGTAATTTGTAAACGTGACTGGCAATGAGAGTCTGACCAGAGCAATGTCATTGTCAAAGGTGAAAATGCTGAAGCCTGGATGCAAAATGATGGTATCTACATTTCGGGATACTTCATTTGAGTTATTTCCTTGTAGGTTCTGAAGACCAAGAGAAACTGACCATCCAAAGATATCTGGGCTGCAGAGAGAATGCCAAAGGTTAGCTGATCAAGTTAGAGGAAATGCATTAGTTTTCTTGTTTGGGTGATGCACCTGGAGAAGCAGTGGGCAGCAGACAATACCCATTCTGTGTTTATGAGAGAACCAGCACAAACATGGCTACCAAATATCTGCAGACTAGCCTGCCATGGCCAACTGCCTTCTTGGGCATCACCACCACCAACAATCTTTGTGTTCAACGGTGAGATGCCGCACACCGCACTTGAAATAATAGGCATTGGATTTTCTGTTGTAGCTGGTCCTTCAGTGACAGGAGGAGGTAGACCTGGGCATGTGTAGTTGCTGTCAGCATCTAGCCCACTGGAGTTGAACTGCACAAAGCCAGGCTTATCAGAGATTATGTTCGAATCGATCCAGGACTGGTATTGTGACACCCTAGAGTAGACACCGGGCCGGTTGGGCTGAGCACAGCCAAATCCAAAACTGATTATCCCAGATTGGATCCATATAGACCCCTGCTCAGTCACCATTGGACCTCCTGAGTCTCCCTGgggagtttaaaaaataaatctgtcaaaaaaacttttaaaatataCCGATCGGTAAGGAGAATTAGTCTACCTGACAAGTGTCTTTCCCTCCTTCAAGAAAACCAGCACAGATCATATTTTCTGTGATTAAACCTAACCCATTGAGGCAATTACACTGCTGGTTTCCCAGCACTGGGACTTGAACTTCTTGGAGCGTTTCAGGAAAGGGGAGGGACACTAAATAATACATTAAGAAAATTTCAGGTAAGTAAGTAACATTAAAAAGTACTGTTGTCGGAAAATTCTTGTTTGCCACTCATGAGATGCCTCACCATCTTCCTGGACTGTTCCCCAGCCAGTGACCCAGCTATGAGTGCCATTGTTGAACTCACTGTTACTGGATGCTAGACACACAGGTCTGATGTAGTCTGTAAAAGTGACTGGCGATGAGAGTTTAACAAGAGCAATATCATTTTCAAAGGTGAAAATGCTGAAGCCTGGATGCAAAATGATTGTCTCAACATTTCTGGACACATTGTTTGAATTGTTTCCCTTTAGGCTCTGAAGACCAAGAAAAACCGACCATCCAAAGGTATTTGAGCTACAGAGGGAATACCAAAGATTACTCAGTCAAAATAGAGGAGATTCATATTCCTCCATGTTTGGTCAACCCACCTGAGGAAGCACTGGGCAGCAGACAATACCCACTCTCTGTTTATGAGAGAACCACCACAAACATGGCTACCAAAATTCTGCAAACTAGCCTGCCAAGGCCAACTTCCAGCTTCAGCGTCTTCTCCACCAACAATCTTTGTTTTCAGGGTTGGCTTGCCACACACTGTAGTTGAAATGCTGGACATTGGATCTTCTGTTATAGCTGGTCTTTCAGTAACAGGTGAGGGTAGACCAGGACATGTGTAGTGGCTATCACCATCCATACCAATTGGTTTGAAGAGCACAAAACCAGGTTTATCAGAGATGATGTGGGAGTTAATCCAGGACTCGTATACAGATACTCTTGTGTAGACTCCGGGCAGATTAGGCCGAGCACAGCCAAACCCAAAACTGACGATTCCAGACTGGATCCATATAGAATCCTGCTCACTCACCATTGGACCTCCCGAATCTCCCTGAGAGTATAGAGAATAAGTGCCTGTCAAAACATCTATTAACACTTAAAAAACAAGTGCAAATTAAAGGTAATCTACCTGACAAGCATCTTTCCCACCTTCTTGAAGACCAGCACATATCATATTTTCTGAGACTAAACCCACTCCAATTAGGCAGTTACACTGTCTGTTTCCCATAACTGGGACTTCAACTTCTTGTAGTGCCTTAGGGGAGGGGAGAGGCACTGAAAGATAGAGTAACGTCAATGACGTACATTCAACCGATTCCATTTTAagattttttctttaaacatgTTATGTCACTGCAGAAGAAGCCACTTACCTCCTTCCTCAATTGCTCCCCAGCCAGTGACCCAGCTATTAGTACCATTGTTAAACACACTGCTTTCAGATGCCAGACACACAGGTCTGACATAGGCTGTAAACATGACAGCAGTGGCGAGTTTCAccagagaaatgtcattttcaaatCTGAAACTGTTGTAGAATGGATGCAAGATGATCGTGGCAACAGCGCTGGTCACTTCGTGTGGTTCATTGCCTTCTAGTTTCTGAAGACCAAGAGAAACTGACCAACCAAAGGTGTTTGTGCTATAAAGAGAACGCCAAAGGTTTGTTGGATGATTTAACATATTATTAATGTACTATGTCTGTTGTATGTTTTGGCTTACCCACCTGGTGAAGCAGTGGGCAGCGGACAGTATCCACTCTCTGTTTATGAGAGTGCCGCCACAAATATGGATACCAAATTGCTGCAGACTTGCCTGCCAGGGCCAACTTCCCTCTGAAGCAACATCACCTCCAACTATCTTATGCTTCTTTGATGGTATTCCACACACTGCAAATATGCCATTTCATTAGAATCATTTTTGTAAATTTCTTGCAAGGTTTATTGACAGCCTTGCCGTGAGGTTCATGACCACGGTAGTTTAAAATCTAAAGGGATCTTGAATACAGCTTTGCTGAATATTACAATGTGTAAATACAAGTGAAATCTGAAAActgaaattcaacattacattaGTAACAATAATGTATTTGGAAATAAGCTTTCAGCGATAAAACAATCAGTCACAATTCCTGGTTGTGTCCTGGGTATTTATTGTacatataatgtatttttatgttgtTATCATGATTGTGACGCACGTTCAGCACTTGTAAAGCTGGGCAATGGATCTTCAACTGGTCTTTCAGTAACGGGAGGAGGTAGACCAGCGCAACTATAGTTGCTGTCACCATCTAGCCCAGTGGAGTTGAACTGCACAAAACCTGGCTTATCAGAGGTGATGTGTGTGTTGATCCATGACTGGTACCGGGACACTCGGGTATAGATACTAGGTTGATTAGGCTGATCACAATCAAGTCCATAACTGACTATTCCTGATTGAATCCAGATAGAATCCTGCTTGCTCACCATTGGACCTCCTGAATCGCCCTAAGAATGTAaagttgaactgtctgttgaaatattttccaacaCTTTAACTGAGAAGAAATCATGATGTACTTTACCTGACAAGCCTCTTTTCCTGCTTGTAGAAAACCAGCACAGATCATATTTTCTGTGACTAAACCTACTCCATCCAGGCAGTTACACTGTCTGTTTCCTACAACTGGGACTTTCAATTCTTGTAGAGTGTTAGGGGCAATTAAGGACACTAAAAAATGCAAGGACAGTGTATCAGCTTAATAAATGAATTACACAAAAACGTATTTTACAGAACGAACAGTGCCTGACCTTGTTTCTTGACCGTTCCCCAACCAGTGACCCAGCTTTCAGTTCCATTGTTGAACACACTACTACTGGATGCCAGGCACACAGGTCTGATATAGTCTGTGAACGTGACTGGTGAGGAGAGTCTGAGCagagcaatgtcattttctaaACTGAAAATGTCAAAGCCTGGATGCAAAATGATTCTGTCAACAGATTTGGTCACTTCATTTGAGTTGTTCCCCTGCAAGTTCTGACGACCAAGAGAAATTTCAATTCCAGTGGTACTAGGGCTGCAAAGTGAATTTAAAGATTGCATGATCAAAACAGACGAAAGGTttctattagagatgtcccgtccgatcacgtcattttcaaagtatcggaatcggcaaaaaaatatcgcccgtgcctttttttaatatgtatacattttttaattaaatcgttttctaattgtatttaacgttacagacataatatattacacttatccagagtctttagtttaggcttaaggtagggttaccaactttatcccaataacggcagtaattaattttttaaaaaatgtatcactttaaaatatttaacgcaattattgcatgcactgcacgacccactcacgcattgtcgcggtcCAACTGTAATGAAaccgttttgcctatatagagagctaaaaggcagcgtgaaatgagtagagtgaattttggcagcctttggagccttattttaaaaggctaaagccttacaatccttctccctacgattagaaatttcatggtaagcaatgtggggaagcaaggtagcaattgatctttttcttaacactttatattatatcccatcgcagagaagatatatgctttggtagcacgacgcacagtcatggttccacttgtcatggttccacttcccatcatgcatttgggcatggccttcagtatcatttactgaaagctcaacaaatacactcgatggcaatatttagtcacaatatacaaagtcataagtctttctattcgtggatccctctcacagaaagaatgttaataatgtaaatgccatcttgaggatttattgtcataataaacaaatacagtacttatgtactgtatgttgaatgtatatattcgtccgagttttattcatttttttcttaatgcattgccaaaatgtatatggcggaaaacacagacaagactgaaaaagcagtttctgctctcgcacccctctataaaataaactgctgtattttaagccaaaacaactgttgtgtttgatagaataatatgtctatatgctggcatagcagattcatggcgcactaagcctccaaactatttttaatttgaccgttttaccctgaaaacctccgtttacagacgtcgcgctaccgcttttgtttcaacatagccataaaaagaaggtaagtaattatatttattatttaaaatgtctgtcatttttagcttagaatcattaattgatgtctatgttttagtttaaaaaaataaaataaaataaaaaattattcattggcatatttaaatttttaaactaattacgtcacaatgaaaaattgggcgtctgtaaaaaaaaaaaagtcactgatatctacttcataactatcgcttaattgtattttttttgttactgtcgcattttccccgatatgttagatgataaataattgatccaaacaaaaaaaagttgaaaaaaaaacgtttaaaagggtaaatatatcaaaaagaaaatctcgactactccttgatgtctgcgatttctgcatcgcgacccttgttatattaccatgtttcacccataaaatcccccaaaaatccagatgaggccattcacagctgtgtcttgacactcagtgatagatgctacgtggagtttttggatcgaaa from Corythoichthys intestinalis isolate RoL2023-P3 chromosome 21, ASM3026506v1, whole genome shotgun sequence includes:
- the LOC130909925 gene encoding LOW QUALITY PROTEIN: uncharacterized protein LOC130909925 (The sequence of the model RefSeq protein was modified relative to this genomic sequence to represent the inferred CDS: substituted 2 bases at 2 genomic stop codons); this translates as MAWNGWRNILSLIILLTAKSHAQLDVCGRPTLITKIVGGGGAQEGSWPWQASLQSFGIHACGGSLINKEWVMSAAHCFSSPSTTGIEISLGRQNLQGNNSNEVTKSVDRIILHPGFDIFSLENDIALLRLSSPVTFTDYIRPVCLASSSSVFNNGTESWVTGWGTVKKQVPLPSPKALQEVEVPVMGNRQCNCLIGVGLVSENMICAGLQEGGKDACQVDYLXFALVFXVLIDVLTGTYSLYSQGDSGGPMVSEQDSIWIQSGIVSFGFGCARPNLPGVYTRVSVYESWINSHIISDKPGFVLFKPIGMDGDSHYTCPGLPSPVTERPAITEDPMSSISTTVCGKPTLKTKIVGGEDAEAGSWPWQASLQNFGSHVCGGSLINREWVLSAAQCFLSSNTFGWSVFLGLQSLKGNNSNNVSRNVETIILHPGFSIFTFENDIALVKLSSPVTFTDYIRPVCLASSNSEFNNGTHSWVTGWGTVQEDVSLPFPETLQEVQVPVLGNQQCNCLNGLGLITENMICAGFLEGGKDTCQGDSGGPMVTEQGSIWIQSGIISFGFGCAQPNRPGVYSRVSQYQSWIDSNIISDKPGFVQFNSSGLDADSNYTCPGLPPPVTEGPATTENPMPIISSAVCGISPLNTKIVGGGDAQEGSWPWQASLQIFGSHVCAGSLINTEWVLSAAHCFSSPDIFGWSVSLGLQNLQGNNSNEVSRNVDTIILHPGFSIFTFDNDIALVRLSLPVTFTNYIRPVCLASSNSVFNNGTPSWVTGWGTVQENVPLPFPKTLQEVKVPVLGNRQCNCLNGLGTITDKMICAGFLEGGKDTCQGDSGGPLVSEQDSKWIQSGIISFGFGCAQPNRPGVYSRMSQYQSWINSHISSDKPGFVQFNSSGLDADSNYTCPGLLSPVTEVPSTTDDQVPIPSSIVCGRPIFITKIVGGEDAQEGSWPWQASLQISGKHVCGGSLINREWVMSAAQCFPSTSTFEWSVSLGLQNLQGNNSNGVTRNVNTIILHPGFSIFSLENDIALVKLSSPVRFTDYIRPVCLASSTSMFNNGTHSWVTGWGTIQEDKVMVPVLGNRQCNCLIGVGSVTDNMICAGVREGGKDACQGDSGGPMVSEQGSIWIQSGIVSFGIGCARPKQPGVYSRVSRFQSWIESHISSDKPGFVQFNSSGPDTDSNYTCPLPLPVTERPATTEDPVPSVSSAEFCGMATLNTKIVRGVNASEGSWPWQASLQTFGSHVCGGSLINNEWVMSAAQCFSSTSTFGWSVSLGLQNLQGNNSNQVSRNVESIIVHPEYNSSSNDNDIALLRLSSAVSFTDYIRPVCLAANSSVFNNGTQSWVTGWGTQHEGETLPFPEKLQEVDIRVVGNRQCSCLNGEGLVTDNMICARVQEGGKGLCQGDKGGPMVSKLNSKWIQSGIVSFGFGCAFPNKPWVYARVSRYQSWINSQISSDKPGFVQFNSNALDADSNYTCPLPLPGIDVTTTEGTALSSTTTSSTLQIPTAQVCGIAPLNNRVEGGRGFVLGGTWPWIISLHVNGQYACAGTLITSSFILTSAECFSSSAPVASNWTVYLGQKIVNGVEQFEITLGIDSITISQLEGSNVAVLHLERDVGVSIYRQPVCLDLNNAIAFPVGSRCWTAGWGNQNANQSIMKSERLRDLETEVVSCRSSVSDQENICTSSLDLQQGDVGGPLICKSESSWFQAAVVSKDTTILRNNIQVFSKTSRFASFLKETVGELPSAAATSSAGALGSFRASLLSLVVALTFTYLFIMEKHEVFHCCPCA